Part of the candidate division KSB1 bacterium genome, ACCCGAATTCGAAAAAAGTTGGCTACTACTGATTGTTAACCTTTCAGAGGCCATTAAACTAAAAGGAATCGTTTCTCCTCTTGACAATTGTCCGTGTTCTCTGCTTTGGACTATGGAAACAAGAATTACCTCACGCGCCTGTGAGTCATTTATAAGATCGATAAAGAAGATGGGACGGCTGCTTGCAGGGCTATTTATATCAAAATCTTTTAAAAAAAATACTTCCAAGGTGTTGGTGAGCGGACGAGTCATAACCTGAACTTGCGCAAAGGTCACGGAAACACAAACTAACAAAAGCAATAACAATGATAGACCTTTTGCTAGTGTTTTCATAAATCCTCCTTATAGCTTATTAGAGCCTCATTAGAAAAGTTAGAAATAATTTACTAAAACAAACTTATATATACCATCTATTTATCGTCAATGACGAAAATCCAAAATGCCCAGCGTTGCCGGGTTTCAACCTCATTCAAATTCGTCGCCCAACGCGGTCTGTATTTTCCTTCCGTGTTCTGTTCTCATTTTTTCATGCCAATCAAATGCAACCCCACCAATCGGGCAATCAGAACGGTCATATAAATCTGTCCGATGGTCGATTCGAGGATGGTCAAACTGCGTGCCTGCCATGCAACGGGAACAATATCACCGTAACCGAGTGTGGTCAACGTTGTAAATGAAAAGTATAGCATGGTTGAAAATTTCCCATCATAGTTAGAAATAGCCAAGGCCTGAGGGTCGAAGTGCAGCAACAAGCGGTAAAGACAGGCCCAAAAGATGCCGAGCAGGAAATAGACGGCGATTCCACCCCGGATAATATCCTTGGTCACCTGAGTCTGGGTAAAGATCTTGCCGATCATGGCCCCAACCGATATAAACAAGAAAACGGCATAGCTACCCAGACCAATAGTGAGTAAAATAACTACCCCCTCTTGTCGCTGCGGAGCCCCGCCGAGAATCTTTCCGACAAGATGAAAAACGAAGGCCATTATACCAAGCACCACACATGTCCGGAAGAGTGTTTTCGGCAGATCAAGAGTATCGAGGACGGCAAGGATCATGATGAGCATAAAGATGGGCACCAGCAGACCTTGTTGTTGTTCAAGGAATGGCATAACTCCGATCAGCATAATCATTGCAGAAAAAAGAATCGTATACTTGTAGGCAATAAACCTGCGAATTAGACTTTGCATCCTTATGTAACTAATTTTGTTACCACTTTTGTTGT contains:
- a CDS encoding two pore domain potassium channel family protein, whose translation is MQSLIRRFIAYKYTILFSAMIMLIGVMPFLEQQQGLLVPIFMLIMILAVLDTLDLPKTLFRTCVVLGIMAFVFHLVGKILGGAPQRQEGVVILLTIGLGSYAVFLFISVGAMIGKIFTQTQVTKDIIRGGIAVYFLLGIFWACLYRLLLHFDPQALAISNYDGKFSTMLYFSFTTLTTLGYGDIVPVAWQARSLTILESTIGQIYMTVLIARLVGLHLIGMKK